In one window of Escherichia coli DSM 30083 = JCM 1649 = ATCC 11775 DNA:
- the dctR gene encoding helix-turn-helix transcriptional regulator encodes MFLIITRDTMFFTAMKNILSKGNVVHIQNEEEIDVMLHQNAFVIIDTLMNNVFHSNFLTQIERLKPVHVIIFSPFNIKRCLGKVPVTFVPRTIAIIDFVALINGSYCSVPEADVSLSRKQHQVLSCIANQMTTEDILEKLKISLKTFYCHKHNIMMILNLKRINELVRHQHINYLV; translated from the coding sequence ATGTTTCTTATAATTACCAGGGATACGATGTTTTTCACCGCGATGAAAAACATTCTGAGTAAAGGTAATGTCGTTCATATACAGAACGAAGAAGAGATCGACGTAATGTTGCATCAGAATGCCTTCGTCATTATTGATACATTAATGAATAATGTATTTCATTCTAATTTTCTCACTCAAATTGAACGATTAAAACCTGTCCATGTAATTATTTTCTCCCCCTTTAATATTAAACGCTGCCTGGGGAAAGTACCGGTGACCTTTGTTCCGCGAACTATCGCCATCATCGACTTTGTCGCACTCATCAATGGCAGTTACTGCTCTGTGCCTGAAGCGGATGTGTCCCTCTCGCGCAAGCAGCATCAGGTTCTGAGCTGCATTGCGAATCAAATGACAACGGAAGATATTCTGGAGAAACTGAAAATATCGCTAAAAACGTTCTACTGCCATAAACACAATATCATGATGATCCTCAATCTTAAGCGGATCAATGAGCTGGTACGCCATCAGCATATTAATTATCTGGTGTGA
- the slp gene encoding outer membrane lipoprotein Slp: MNMTKGALILSLSFLLAACSSIPQNIKGNNQPDIQKSFVAVHNQPGLYVGQQARFGGKVINVINGKTDTLLEIAVLPLDSYAKPDIEANYQGRLLARQSGFLDPVNYRNHFVTILGTIQGEQPGFINKVPYNFLEVNMQGIQVWHLREVVNTTYNLWDYGYGAFWPEPGWGAPYYTNAVSQVTPELVK; encoded by the coding sequence ATGAACATGACAAAAGGTGCACTCATCCTCAGCCTTTCATTTTTGCTTGCCGCATGTAGTTCAATTCCGCAAAATATCAAAGGCAATAACCAACCTGATATTCAAAAAAGTTTTGTTGCTGTTCATAACCAGCCGGGGTTATATGTTGGTCAACAAGCGCGCTTTGGCGGGAAGGTTATCAACGTTATCAATGGCAAAACGGATACGTTGTTAGAAATCGCTGTATTACCGTTGGATAGCTATGCGAAGCCTGATATTGAAGCCAACTATCAGGGCCGACTGCTCGCCAGACAAAGCGGCTTCCTTGATCCAGTGAACTATCGTAATCACTTTGTTACCATCCTCGGTACCATTCAGGGTGAACAACCTGGCTTTATCAATAAAGTCCCGTATAACTTCCTGGAAGTGAATATGCAGGGCATCCAGGTGTGGCATTTGAGAGAAGTGGTTAATACCACCTATAACTTGTGGGATTACGGCTATGGTGCATTCTGGCCGGAACCGGGCTGGGGGGCTCCTTACTACACCAATGCGGTGAGTCAGGTAACACCTGAGCTGGTCAAATAA